In Dysidea avara chromosome 3, odDysAvar1.4, whole genome shotgun sequence, a single window of DNA contains:
- the LOC136250400 gene encoding 4-aminobutyrate aminotransferase, mitochondrial-like, producing MFSFKGTRVFTRSGQFATTKILRLNQGEDAWVSSAIEGKRPPWRSYRTRSTAAVHLDGPYTGPRMRTTVPGPKAKEMLQNMHDIMESRVAVGCINFEKSQGNYVVDADDNIMLDLFGQISTLPLGYNHPAVVKAATKQENLLYLINRPATPFQPPVNFAEMIRASLLQCAPPGMHQVTTMGCGTCANENAIKCAFISYQDRKRGLQFPEEDSEEFKTALWNKPPGSPDLSVLSFIGGLHGRTIGVLSTTHSASIHKLDIPAFDWPIAPFPQLIYPLEDHVTENKAEEQRCLQRVEELIEEFNSRGKYVAAMIVEPIQAAGGDNHASPYFFRRLKQICKENDMQMIIDEVHTGMGPTGTMWAHEKWGLDEPPDYVTFGKKMQLGGYFHLEGRRPRHENRINNTWMGDPVRMLMLQAIVEEILSNHWIDNVRKTGDVILAGLKQLQELYPQQIHNARGVGTFCAIDGHTVEIRDKLLVELKNNGVMIGGCGKQTIHLRPSLIFQPHHAEIFLNIFEYVLKVYK from the exons ATGTTTAGTTTCAAAGGTACACGAGTGTTCACCAGGTCGGGACAATTCGCCACTACTAAAATTCTAAGGCTAAATCAGGGGGAGGATGCATGGGTTTCATCTGCGATTGAAGGAAAGCGGCCGCCTTGGCGGTCGTATCGAACAAGGTCAACAG CTGCAGTTCACTTGGATGGTCCATACACTGGACCCAGAATGAGAACCACTGTCCCAGGACCTAAAGCAAAG GAGATGTTACAGAACATGCATGACATCATG GAGTCAAGAGTTGCTGTGGGATGCATCAACTTTGAAAAGTCTCAAGGCAATTATGTGGTTGATGCTGATGACAATATAATGCTGGATCTGTTTGGACAAATATCAACTCTTCCCCTAG GTTACAACCATCCTGCTGTTGTCAAGGCTGCAACAAAACAGGAAAATCTT ttatatctcaTTAACCGACCAGCTACTCCTTTCCAACCTCCTGTCAACTTTGCTGAAATGATACGTGCCTCTTTGCTGCAG TGTGCCCCACCTGGTATGCATCAGGTGACCACTATGGGATGTGGTACGTGTGCAAATGAGAATGCCATTAAATGTGCCTTTATCAGCTATCAG GATAGAAAAAGAGGTCTCCAGTTTCCTGAAGAAGACTCAGAAGAATTTAAAACAGCACTGTGGAACAAA CCTCCTGGCTCTCCTGATCTTAGCGTGCTGTCATTCATTGGAGGTCTACACGGTCGTACCATTGGTGTACTCTCTACCACTCACTCTGCATCAATCCACAAACTAGACATTCCTGCTTTTGATTGGCCAATTGCTCCTTTCCCACAACTAATATATCCACTAGAGGATCATGTGACTGAGAATAAGGCTGAAGAGCAGAGGTGTCTACAAAGG GTTGAAGAACTAATTGAGGAATTTAACAGTCGTGGTAAATATGTGGCAGCCATGATTGTAGAACCAATCCAAGCAGCAGGAG GTGATAATCATGCCTCTCCTTATTTCTTCAGAAGATTGAAGCAGATCTGCAAGGAG AATGACATGCAGATGATCATAGATGAAGTTCATACTGGCATGGGACCAACTGGAACAATGTG GGCACATGAAAAGTGGGGTCTTGATGAACCTCCAGATTATGTCACGTTTGGGAAGAAGATGCAACTAGGAGGGTATTTTCATTTGGAGGGACGCAGACCAAGGCATGAAAACAGGATCAACAACACTTGGATGGGGGACCCTGTCAGGATGTTGATGTTACAAGCTATAGTGGAGGAGATACTGTCTAACCATTGGATAGATAACGTGAGGAAGACTGGAGATGTTATATTGGctggcttaaaacaactacAG GAACTCTATCCTCAGCAGATACACAATGCTCGCGGAGTAGGCACTTTCTGTGCTATTGATGGTCATACAGTTGAGATTAGAGACAAACTACTAGTTGAACTAAAAAACAATG GTGTGATGATCGGTGGTTGTGGAAAACAAACCATCCATCTTCGACCATCTCTAATATTCCAGCCACATCATGCTGAAATTTTCTTGAACATATTTGAGTATGTTTTGAAAGTGTATAAATGA
- the LOC136250401 gene encoding 4-aminobutyrate aminotransferase, mitochondrial-like, whose translation MVLRVVHVCRRLRTSRGKLSTRFKSTSLESTAVINETYLSAMLNLDGPYTGPRMKTTIPGPKTKEILQSMGEMMESRVAVTCVNFEKSQGNYAVDADDNVMLDLFGQIATLPLGYNHPAIVDAMTRKENLTYLINRPATPFQPPVDVVQIVQSSLLQCAPPGMGQVTTMGCGSCANENAIKSAFISYQDRRRGLQLPEQDSEEFKTALWNKAPGSPDLSVLSFNGSLHGRTIGVLSTTHTKPIHKLDIPAFDWPIAPFPQLKYPVEDHVTENKAEEQSCLQRVEELIEEYNSRGKHVAAMIVEPIQSEGGDNHASPQFFRELQQICKRNDMEMIVDEVQTGMGSTGNMWAHEKWGLDEPPDYVTFGKKMQLGGYFHLEKNRPRHVMRINNTWMGDPARMVMLQTIVEETLSNHWIDNVRKTGDVILAGLKQLQELYPQQIHKARGVGTFCGIDGCTVEIRDRLLIDLKNNGVLITGCGNQGIRLRPSLIFQPHHAEIFLDIFESVLRKY comes from the exons ATGGTTCTTCGAGTGGTGCATGTTTGCAGAAGACTGCGTACATCTCGTGGTAAATTAAGCACTAGATTTAAAAGCACGTCGCTAGAATCAACTGCTGTTATAAATGAGACATACCTATCAG CTATGCTCAACTTGGATGGTCCATACACTGGTCCCAGAATGAAGACTACCATCCCAGGACCCAAAACCAAA GAGATATTACAGAGCATGGGTGAGATGATG GAGTCAAGAGTTGCTGTGACATGTGTCAACTTTGAAAAGTCTCAAGGGAACTATGCAGTTGATGCTGATGATAATGTAATGCTGGATCTGTTTGGACAAATTGCAACACTTCCCCTGG GTTATAATCATCCTGCTATTGTTGATGCCATGACCAGAAAGGAAAATCTT ACGTACTTGATCAATCGTCCAGCCACTCCCTTCCAACCTCCTGTAGACGTTGTTCAGATTGTCCAGTCTTCATTACTGCAG TGTGCCCCACCTGGTATGGGTCAGGTGACCACCATGGGGTGTGGCTCATGTGCAAATGAAAATGCAATCAAGTCTGCTTTTATAAGCTACCAG GACAGAAGGAGGGGCCTTCAGCTTCCTGAACAAGATTCAGAAGAGTTTAAAACAGCTTTGTGGAATAAA GCTCCTGGTTCCCCTGATCTCAGTGTCTTGTCATTTAATGGAAGCCTTCATGGTCGCACTATTGGTGTACTCTCTACCACCCACACCAAACCAATTCACAAACTAGACATTCCTGCTTTTGATTGGCCAATTGCTCCTTTCCCACAGCTAAAATATCCAGTAGAGGATCATGTGACTGAGAATAAGGCTGAAGAGCAGAGCTGTCTACAAAGG GTTGAAGAGTTAATTGAAGAATATAATAGTCGAGGAAAGCATGTGGCAGCCATGATTGTAGAGCCAATACAGTCTGAAGGGG GTGACAATCATGCTTCACCTCAGTTCTTCAGGGAGTTGCAACAGATCTGTAAAAGG AATGATATGGAAATGATTGTAGATGAGGTTCAAACTGGCATGGGATCAACTGGAAATATGTG GGCACATGAAAAGTGGGGTCTTGATGAACCTCCAGATTATGTCACTTTTGGGAAGAAGATGCAACTAGGAGGGTATTTTCATTTGGAGAAGAATCGACCAAGACATGTGATGAGAATCAACAACACTTGGATGGGGGACCCTGCTAGGATGGTGATGTTACAAACTATAGTGGAGGAGACACTGTCTAACCATTGGATAGATAATGTGAGGAAGACTGGAGATGTTATATTGGCTGGCTTGAAACAACTACAG GAGCTCTATCCTCAGCAGATACACAAAGCTCGTGGAGTAGGCACTTTCTGTGGTATTGATGGTTGTACAGTTGAGATAAGAGACAGACTGCTAATTGACCTGAAAAACAATG GTGTACTGATTACTGGTTGTGGAAATCAAGGAATTCGTCTACGACCATCACTAATATTCCAACCACATCATGCTGAGATCTTTTTGGACATTTTTGAATCTGTTCTTCGGAAGTATTAG
- the LOC136250399 gene encoding uncharacterized protein, with protein MADNVHFAAFEKHYEKLVKALPMDLMYPTLVSKGLLRDPELSEKIKAATTDSAKARVFLDSIRPGLQIGGVETFEKFLDAMAEYEMNTKKEEIKILLSRVRQDLPSPPNGKQVEQTGPALPPSLEVDLYKPKPVAKFSKSLNIDSAFTRMTSEIETILESKKFSKLRRACIQRINSLGSSLPKSLVPKIQQTHSLDEMLDVLAQSPYWNWFDTRLLQALVSASGSAEAEEWLESFKTTFYAEKITKLIPYVSIKPFKESTNLVEKFDKDPKNLTVSELLQHKYKLEYEVLDIDEGELVLSCIKTGCVELTWQLPQELVYRAYTSMKRKHDELSSLAVKSLVCEEADKHKGLPFLWRGQEVGEVGPIEPLPEHVKQESYSLPQGFQWVTLSSGDNLEVVNFMNKHRSTVNRVGFQFTITYPHTRSEWQFGIRTTNGKLVGVVFAFPVCISIGGVSVMCVHPGTCYHKNYRNKRVFYLLHKELQRRANLSSINQIYHFLPPCLLKPVTTITYWRYQFTHPTSAQLPNSPRTPGWRKMTSEDVPSALALVNKYSSQFEIRRVFTTEEEFSHNFLCPAVPNFVFTYVVENKSNDITDLVRCKMLPTDCADISIVVSTQSLVHNLITDAMVCVRENGAAQVRIPQFPIVDHVLSSLSFEFESYSTFCLYNYKYHQIHESNFWFIY; from the exons ATGGCTGACAACGTACACTTTGCTGCATTTGAAAAGCACTATGAGAAATTGGTAAAAGCCCTACCGATGGACCTGATGTATCCTACATTAGTTAGTAAAGGTTTGCTACGTGATCCAGAGCTTTCGGAGAAAATAAAGGCGGCGACAACTGACAGTGCTAAGGCGCGCGTGTTTCTTGACTCGATAAGACCAGGACTACAAATTGGTGGGGTGGAAACATTTGAAAAGTTTCTGGATGCAATGGCTGAATATGAAATGAACACTAAAAAGGAAGAAATAAAGATTCTTTTGAGCAGAGTAAGACAAGACCTACCCTCTCCCCCAAATGGTAAACAAGTGGAACAAACTGGACCAG CACTACCACCTTCACTTGAAGTTGACCTCTACAAGCCAAAGCCAGTTGCAAAATTTTCTAAGAGTTTGAATATTGATTCAGCTTTTACCAGAATGACATCAGAAATAGAAACCATTTTAGAGTCAAAAAAGTTCTCCAAACTTCGTAGGGCTTGTATCCAAAGGATTAATAGCTTAGGAAGCAGCTTGCCTAAAAGTTTAGTACCTAAAATACAACAGACACATTCACTGGATGAGATGTTGGATGTGCTTGCTCAATCTCCATATTGGAACTGGTTTGACACAAGACTTCTACAGGCTCTTGTGAGTGCATCAGGATCAGCCGAGGCTGAAGAATGGTTGGAGAGTTTTAAAACAACTTTTTATGCTGAAAAGATTACCAAACTCATTCCATATGTGAGCATTAAGCCATTCAAAGAGTCTACAAATTTGGTTGAAAAGTTTGACAAAGATCCTAAAAATTTGACTGTTTCAGAGTTACTACAACACAAGTACAAGTTAGAGTATGAAGTGTTGGATATAGATGAAGGAGAATTAGTGTTAAGTTGTATTAAAACAGGTTGTGTTGAACTGACATGGCAGTTACCACAAGAACTGGTTTACCGAGCATATACTTCAATGAAGAGGAAACATGATGAGTTGTCATCATTAGCAGTCAAGTCTCTGGTCTGTGAGGAAGCAGATAAGCACAAAGGCCTTCCCTTCTTATGGCGTGGACAAGAGGTAGGGGAGGTTGGTCCTATTGAGCCATTACCAGAACATGTTAAACAAGAATCATACTCTTTACCACAAGGATTTCAATGGGTTACACTGAGCAGTGGTGATAATTTAGAGGTAGTGAATTTTATGAACAAGCATAGATCCACTGTAAATCGTGTTGGGTTTCAGTTTACCATTACATATCCCCACACAAGGAGTGAGTGGCAATTTGGTATCAGAACAACTAATGGTAAACTAGTAGGTGTAGTATTTGCCTTTCCCGTTTGTATAAGTATTGGAGGAGTATCAGTAATGTGTGTTCATCCAGGAACATGCTATCATAAGAATTATCGTAACAAACGAGTGTTTTATTTGCTGCATAAGGAACTGCAGAGGAGAGCTAACCTGAGTAGTATAAATCAGATTTATCATTTTCTTCCACCTTGTCTCCTGAAACCTGTGACTACCATCACATACTGGAGATATCAGTTCACTCATCCCACTAGTGCTCAACTCCCCAACTCCCCCAGAACACCTGGTTGGAGGAAAATGACATCAGAAGATGTTCCTAGTGCATTAGCTCTTGTCAACAAGTATTCATCACAGTTTGAGATCAGACGTGTATTTACCACTGAAGAAGAGTTTTCTCATAATTTTCTGTGTCCAGCTGTACCAAATTTTGTGTTCACTTATGTAGTGGAAAACAAAAGTAATGACATTACTGACCTTGTTAGGTGTAAAATGTTGCCAACAGATTGTGCTGATATCTCTATTGTTGTTTCTACCCAGTCATTAGTCCATAATCTTATCACAGATGCAATGGTGTGTGTAAGAGAAAATGGTGCTGCCCAAGTGAGAATACCTCAATTTCCTATAGTAGATCATGTGCTATCCTCACTGTCATTCGAGTTTGAATCATACTCAACATTTTGCTTGTATAATTACAAGTATCACCAAATTCATGAAAGTAATTTTTGGTTTATTTATTGA